From Longimicrobium sp., the proteins below share one genomic window:
- a CDS encoding S41 family peptidase, with protein MRTAGALDAGRVPALPTDGSVPGERLAEAVGAAGGAAMLYIGGGLERTYAGRVAVLTDKGTGSAAEAVAAVLQEARGAVVVGERTAGAMLSSADVMVAPGWRLRFPAMDYRTAAGRRLEGNGVAPNVAAPPADEAALFRAAAQALRVPAP; from the coding sequence ATGCGCACCGCGGGCGCGCTGGACGCCGGCAGGGTGCCCGCGCTGCCCACCGACGGCTCGGTGCCCGGCGAGAGGCTGGCGGAAGCGGTGGGAGCCGCTGGCGGCGCCGCGATGCTGTACATCGGCGGCGGGCTCGAGCGGACGTACGCGGGGCGCGTCGCGGTGCTGACCGACAAGGGTACCGGGAGCGCCGCGGAGGCGGTGGCCGCCGTGCTCCAGGAGGCGCGCGGCGCCGTCGTCGTGGGCGAGCGCACGGCGGGCGCCATGCTCTCCTCCGCCGACGTGATGGTGGCGCCCGGGTGGCGGCTTCGATTTCCCGCGATGGACTACCGCACCGCCGCCGGCCGCCGCCTGGAAGGCAACGGCGTGGCGCCCAACGTCGCGGCTCCGCCGGCGGACGAGGCGGCGCTGTTCCGAGCCGCCGCCCAGGCCCTGCGCGTACCCGCCCCCTGA
- a CDS encoding histidine kinase, whose amino-acid sequence MTDALTAGSGRRRWTLYAAAWLPMLAAYFGAIMAGGGNALESFTLALQNTVPAALAGIGAVYACARIPWGSRGSGAFLGIHAVLAIAYSLAWCGLMLAMRTIVDSLWSWRARVAVLTFEELRWQLGAGVLLYVTIAAVRYVSEVGGRLREQEARTARAEALHARAEMQALRAQINPHFMFNTLHSLLELVSAGDGRAEEAIERFGALLHRTCDVRRSAADDVPLDEEIQLVRDYLWIEQLRLGTRLHAELDVDDDALRCTVPSFVLQPLVENAVKHAASMRVAPTSIRIRAAREGSELQLSVEDDGPGAIPEQVERAPGAGLRLVRGRLEARYGDAGQMRITTAPGAGFRIALALPAGAPALAAAGQG is encoded by the coding sequence ATGACCGATGCACTGACCGCCGGCTCCGGCCGGCGACGCTGGACGCTGTACGCGGCGGCGTGGCTCCCCATGCTCGCCGCGTACTTCGGCGCCATCATGGCCGGCGGCGGCAACGCGCTGGAAAGCTTCACGCTGGCGCTGCAGAACACGGTTCCGGCCGCGCTGGCCGGCATCGGCGCGGTGTACGCGTGCGCGAGGATCCCCTGGGGCAGCCGCGGCTCGGGCGCGTTCCTGGGGATCCATGCCGTGCTCGCCATCGCCTATTCGCTGGCGTGGTGCGGCTTGATGCTGGCCATGCGCACGATCGTGGATTCGCTGTGGTCGTGGCGCGCGCGGGTGGCCGTGCTCACCTTCGAGGAGCTTCGCTGGCAGCTGGGCGCGGGCGTGCTTCTGTACGTGACCATCGCGGCCGTGCGCTACGTGAGCGAGGTGGGTGGCCGCCTCCGCGAGCAGGAAGCGCGCACCGCGCGGGCCGAGGCGCTGCATGCACGCGCGGAGATGCAGGCGCTCCGCGCGCAGATCAACCCGCACTTCATGTTCAACACCCTGCACTCCCTGCTGGAGCTGGTGAGCGCGGGCGACGGGCGGGCCGAGGAGGCCATCGAGCGGTTCGGCGCGCTGCTGCACCGCACCTGCGACGTTCGCCGCAGCGCGGCCGACGACGTGCCGCTGGACGAGGAGATCCAGCTCGTGCGCGACTACCTGTGGATCGAGCAGCTTCGCCTGGGCACGCGCCTGCACGCCGAGCTCGACGTGGATGACGACGCCCTGCGTTGCACCGTGCCCTCGTTCGTGCTGCAGCCGCTGGTGGAGAACGCGGTGAAGCACGCGGCGTCGATGCGCGTGGCGCCCACCTCCATTCGCATCCGCGCCGCGCGGGAGGGCAGCGAACTTCAGCTGTCGGTGGAGGATGACGGACCCGGCGCGATCCCCGAACAGGTGGAGCGGGCACCGGGCGCCGGGCTGCGGCTGGTGCGCGGGCGATTGGAGGCGCGCTACGGGGATGCGGGGCAGATGCGGATCACCACGGCGCCGGGGGCGGGGTTCCGCATCGCGCTCGCGCTCCCGGCCGGCGCGCCGGCGCTGGCGGCGGCGGGGCAGGGGTGA
- a CDS encoding LytTR family DNA-binding domain-containing protein, translating to MALRTVVAEDEPLARQRLRRFVERDPRLVLVGEAESGTAAVELIDRLAPDVVFLDVQMPECTGLEVLERAAHRPAPVFTTAYPEYALRAFEVEAYDYLVKPFGWTRFQAAVDRVARRLAAPPAPAAAAEPYLERLFVRRKGEMVPVSMRDVHRIEGAGDYVTLCTGAGQVLADISLNELERRLDPASFRRVHRAHIVNLDHVSAIRPYDERRLSIRFADGSEVVASRSGSQSLREMVR from the coding sequence ATGGCGCTGCGGACCGTCGTGGCGGAGGATGAGCCGCTGGCCCGGCAGCGGTTGCGGCGCTTCGTGGAGCGCGACCCGCGCCTGGTGCTGGTGGGCGAGGCGGAGAGCGGGACTGCCGCGGTGGAGCTGATCGACCGGCTGGCGCCCGACGTGGTGTTCCTGGACGTGCAGATGCCGGAGTGCACCGGGCTGGAGGTGCTGGAGCGCGCCGCGCACCGCCCCGCGCCGGTGTTCACGACCGCGTACCCGGAGTATGCCCTGCGCGCGTTCGAGGTGGAGGCGTACGACTACCTGGTGAAGCCGTTCGGATGGACGCGCTTCCAGGCGGCGGTGGACCGGGTGGCGCGCCGCCTGGCCGCCCCGCCCGCTCCCGCCGCCGCGGCGGAGCCGTACCTGGAGCGGCTGTTCGTGCGCCGCAAGGGCGAGATGGTGCCCGTGAGCATGCGCGACGTGCACCGCATCGAGGGCGCGGGCGACTACGTGACGCTGTGCACCGGCGCCGGCCAGGTGCTGGCCGACATCAGCCTGAACGAGCTGGAGCGGCGGCTGGACCCGGCGAGCTTCCGCCGCGTGCACCGGGCGCACATCGTGAACCTGGACCACGTTTCCGCCATCCGCCCGTACGACGAGCGGCGCCTGTCCATCCGCTTCGCCGACGGCTCGGAGGTGGTGGCCAGCCGCTCCGGCTCACAATCTCTACGCGAGATGGTGCGCTGA
- a CDS encoding amidohydrolase, protein MTLSRITACLAFSAALSTSAAAQSGTAPPDLILTGGKVFTADSTRPWAQALAIRGERIVAVGTSEQVERLAGPATRRIALGGRVVIPGINDAHEHVPDVALAGAFRTGPSPTPNPELGPVLDSIRALAARTPPGTWIQTTIGLRLLNDPAARRTALDSAAPHHPVLLWTWWGHGAVASGTALRMLGIADGAPDPPGGWYERDAAGRLTGRMDEYAEYGALRRLYSFLPDTALVSSLRRFADESLRMGVTSVQNMASNAEPAQTLRVFRAAALPIRVRLIRWPVPSAADRLEREWDAADPHPAPRVTVSGRKWVIDGTPIEELALSRTPYPGRPGWYGRLNFPPDTLRSILAEALRPGAPQLHLHVVGDSATKLVLAEMEALAPASAWRTRRVRIEHGRGISGTQVDRARRLGIIIAQPRAGAPLATWRAAGIPLAYGSDGIASPFHNLMVATSPSDAREALSREQALTMYTLGSAYAEFAERDKGRLVPGMLADLAVLSQDIFAVPAEALPQTVSVLTIVGGRVAYRAADFPAAP, encoded by the coding sequence TTGACCCTTTCTCGGATCACAGCGTGCCTGGCCTTCTCCGCCGCGCTTTCGACGTCCGCGGCGGCGCAGTCCGGCACGGCCCCGCCGGACCTCATTCTGACCGGAGGAAAGGTCTTCACCGCGGATTCCACGCGCCCGTGGGCCCAGGCGCTCGCCATCCGCGGCGAGCGCATCGTGGCGGTGGGCACCAGCGAGCAGGTGGAGCGGCTCGCCGGCCCGGCCACGCGCCGCATCGCGCTGGGCGGACGCGTGGTCATCCCCGGCATCAACGACGCGCACGAGCACGTGCCGGACGTCGCGCTGGCCGGCGCGTTCCGCACCGGCCCCTCGCCCACGCCGAATCCCGAGCTTGGGCCGGTGCTCGACTCGATCCGCGCGCTCGCCGCCCGCACGCCGCCGGGAACGTGGATCCAGACCACCATAGGCCTGCGGTTGCTGAACGACCCGGCCGCACGCCGGACCGCGCTGGATTCCGCGGCGCCGCATCACCCGGTGCTGCTGTGGACGTGGTGGGGGCACGGCGCCGTGGCCAGCGGCACCGCGCTGCGCATGCTGGGGATCGCGGACGGCGCGCCCGATCCGCCGGGCGGGTGGTACGAGCGCGACGCCGCGGGGCGGCTTACGGGACGCATGGACGAGTACGCCGAGTATGGCGCGCTCCGCCGGCTGTACTCGTTCCTCCCCGACACCGCGCTCGTGTCCAGCTTGCGCCGCTTCGCGGACGAGTCGCTGCGGATGGGCGTGACCAGCGTGCAGAACATGGCGAGCAACGCCGAGCCCGCCCAGACGCTGCGGGTGTTCCGCGCGGCGGCACTCCCCATCCGCGTGCGGCTCATCCGCTGGCCTGTTCCCTCGGCCGCCGATCGCCTGGAGCGGGAGTGGGACGCGGCCGATCCGCACCCGGCGCCGAGGGTAACGGTTTCCGGGCGCAAGTGGGTGATCGACGGCACGCCGATCGAGGAGCTGGCGCTGAGCCGCACTCCGTATCCGGGCCGCCCCGGATGGTACGGCCGCCTGAACTTTCCGCCGGACACTTTGCGCTCCATCCTTGCCGAGGCACTGCGTCCCGGCGCGCCGCAACTTCACCTGCACGTGGTGGGCGACAGCGCGACGAAGCTGGTGCTGGCGGAAATGGAGGCGCTCGCGCCGGCTTCGGCGTGGCGGACGCGCCGGGTGCGCATCGAGCACGGGCGCGGCATCTCGGGCACGCAGGTGGACCGCGCCCGGCGGCTGGGAATCATCATCGCCCAGCCACGGGCGGGCGCGCCGCTCGCAACGTGGCGCGCGGCCGGCATTCCGCTGGCCTACGGATCGGATGGGATAGCGAGCCCCTTCCACAACCTGATGGTGGCCACGTCTCCGTCCGACGCCCGGGAGGCGCTCTCGCGGGAGCAGGCGCTGACCATGTACACGCTGGGCTCGGCGTACGCGGAATTCGCCGAACGCGACAAGGGCAGGCTCGTGCCGGGAATGCTTGCGGACCTGGCCGTCCTGTCCCAGGACATCTTTGCGGTTCCCGCCGAGGCGCTCCCCCAGACCGTGAGCGTGCTGACCATCGTCGGGGGCCGCGTGGCGTATCGGGCAGCCGACTTCCCGGCGGCGCCGTAA
- a CDS encoding CHAT domain-containing protein, translated as MPDKIKVLFLAADPFRDRAKLELEAEMRAIRRALMRGKAHDTLELESHFSTRPRDLQLALLDYQPDIVHFSGHGGKGGVLYLSDAAGNPTAVHRAALGKLFDLLDSGVRVVVLNACHTHPIVEELRDMVDYVIGTNHAVTDEAAITFSQAFYTALASGAGVQQAFDLAVNQLELDGSDEAAVPVLRKQFGADRRPLRVPSASTSGAEGAGAGEVRQRAHTEHVSDSRMEMIGHDHNGKGGVRGGPVHQDLTAKGVDRSTISIVGTRTHGG; from the coding sequence ATGCCTGACAAGATCAAAGTGCTGTTCCTGGCCGCCGACCCGTTCCGGGACCGCGCAAAGCTGGAGCTGGAAGCGGAGATGCGCGCGATCCGGCGCGCTCTGATGCGGGGGAAGGCACACGACACACTGGAGCTGGAGTCGCACTTCTCCACGCGCCCGCGCGACCTGCAGCTCGCCCTGCTGGACTACCAACCCGACATCGTCCACTTCTCCGGGCACGGCGGCAAGGGCGGCGTCCTCTACCTGAGCGACGCGGCGGGGAATCCCACGGCGGTGCACAGGGCGGCACTGGGCAAGCTGTTCGACCTGCTGGACAGCGGGGTGCGCGTCGTGGTCCTGAACGCCTGCCACACGCACCCCATCGTCGAGGAGCTGCGCGACATGGTGGACTACGTGATCGGCACCAACCACGCCGTCACCGACGAGGCCGCCATCACCTTCTCGCAGGCCTTCTACACCGCCCTGGCGTCCGGCGCGGGCGTGCAGCAGGCGTTCGACCTCGCGGTGAACCAGCTGGAGCTGGACGGCAGCGACGAGGCGGCGGTGCCGGTGCTGCGCAAGCAGTTCGGCGCGGACCGGCGGCCGCTGCGGGTGCCGTCCGCGAGCACGTCGGGGGCGGAAGGCGCGGGCGCGGGCGAGGTCCGCCAGCGTGCCCACACCGAGCACGTGTCGGACTCGCGGATGGAGATGATCGGGCACGACCACAACGGCAAGGGCGGCGTCCGCGGCGGACCGGTGCACCAGGACCTCACCGCGAAGGGCGTCGACCGCAGCACGATCTCGATCGTCGGCACGCGCACGCACGGTGGCTGA
- a CDS encoding MotA/TolQ/ExbB proton channel family protein, which yields MTEHGFLYLVWQGNSGLGRLFTLLLLGLGAVAGWIAMRHRQRYAHREMGALKAVRTELREALQRDQAQAEAEAQEGKEPRTPAPVDVHSLCERVDRRSIIGDRLAELARMKQARVRVQVEALQQMTVMRENARSGLAFPGYAVDLCTMGGMLGTFIGLCMMLLQMQGVMPGDGAPAADGFAQASASLGSIIASKKTAFVTTLVGLFCAIVVSALNFLLVRAQSAFYDELERFTVAELLPATVPAVEDETALEKLSLQLAESFATLTDLSRLQERNAERQTGMHEALGTTVESIRRLALQAAARGPEAEESGAALAPLVQEISAASAAMVRTADSVERSLRRAETDRAVRVPERPAGWQALGTQLLGFMADLVGEMRRNPLLVVGVAVVLVIVIW from the coding sequence ATGACTGAACACGGATTTCTCTACCTGGTCTGGCAGGGTAACAGCGGCCTGGGCCGGCTGTTCACGCTGCTGCTGCTGGGGCTGGGCGCGGTGGCGGGGTGGATCGCCATGCGGCACCGGCAGCGGTATGCGCACCGCGAGATGGGCGCGCTCAAGGCGGTGCGCACGGAGCTTCGCGAAGCACTGCAGCGCGACCAGGCGCAGGCGGAAGCGGAAGCGCAGGAGGGGAAGGAGCCCCGTACGCCCGCGCCGGTGGACGTGCACTCGCTGTGCGAGCGCGTGGACAGGAGGTCCATCATCGGCGACCGGCTGGCGGAGCTTGCCCGCATGAAGCAGGCGCGGGTGCGGGTGCAGGTGGAGGCGCTGCAGCAGATGACGGTCATGCGCGAAAACGCCAGGTCCGGTCTGGCGTTCCCTGGCTACGCCGTGGACCTGTGCACCATGGGCGGCATGCTGGGCACCTTCATCGGCCTGTGCATGATGCTGCTGCAGATGCAGGGCGTCATGCCGGGGGACGGCGCGCCCGCCGCGGACGGGTTCGCCCAGGCCAGCGCCAGCCTGGGCAGCATCATCGCCAGCAAGAAGACGGCGTTCGTGACCACGCTGGTCGGCCTGTTCTGCGCCATCGTGGTTTCCGCGCTCAACTTTCTGCTGGTGCGGGCCCAGTCCGCCTTCTACGACGAGCTGGAGCGGTTCACCGTGGCCGAGCTGCTCCCCGCCACCGTCCCCGCGGTGGAGGACGAGACGGCGCTGGAAAAGCTCTCGCTGCAGCTTGCCGAGTCGTTCGCCACCCTCACCGACCTTTCCCGTCTGCAGGAAAGGAACGCGGAGCGGCAGACGGGAATGCACGAGGCCCTCGGCACCACGGTGGAGAGCATCCGCAGGCTGGCGCTGCAGGCCGCCGCGCGCGGGCCGGAGGCCGAGGAGTCCGGCGCGGCCCTGGCGCCGCTCGTCCAGGAGATATCCGCCGCCAGTGCGGCGATGGTGCGCACGGCCGACAGCGTGGAGCGGAGCCTTCGCCGCGCCGAGACCGACCGTGCCGTGCGTGTGCCCGAGCGCCCGGCCGGGTGGCAGGCGCTGGGCACGCAGCTGCTGGGGTTCATGGCCGATCTGGTGGGCGAGATGCGCCGCAACCCGCTGCTGGTGGTGGGCGTGGCGGTGGTCCTGGTCATCGTCATCTGGTAG
- a CDS encoding OmpA family protein — translation MSVPRVESALHTRINYWPAMIDMLTSLLMFFLLIYFVEHNFSAGSAELSVARQKQAQFAEILKREFSREIAAGQVAYSADLKLLQIRFGEGVLFLPGEHELLPQGRRLLGRLTRVFHSLDSNGAQLYEQIQIEGHTDDVPARRNYYPHDNWELSTARATSVLRYLTRGARDPLDKRLMSVNGYAENRPVSRTRSLNRRIEIRIYFSGRLAAGAVP, via the coding sequence ATGAGCGTTCCCCGCGTCGAGTCCGCGCTCCACACCCGGATCAACTACTGGCCGGCGATGATCGACATGCTCACGTCGCTGCTGATGTTCTTTCTCCTCATCTACTTCGTGGAGCACAACTTCAGCGCCGGCAGCGCCGAGCTGTCCGTCGCGCGGCAAAAGCAGGCGCAGTTCGCGGAAATCCTGAAGCGCGAGTTCAGCCGCGAGATCGCCGCGGGCCAGGTGGCGTACTCGGCGGACCTCAAGCTGCTGCAGATCCGCTTTGGCGAAGGCGTGCTCTTTCTTCCCGGCGAGCACGAGCTGCTGCCGCAGGGGAGACGGCTGCTGGGCCGCCTTACGCGTGTGTTCCACTCGCTGGACTCGAACGGGGCTCAGTTGTACGAGCAGATCCAGATCGAAGGGCACACCGACGACGTCCCCGCTCGCCGGAACTACTACCCGCACGACAACTGGGAGCTTTCCACCGCCCGCGCCACCTCGGTGCTGCGGTACCTGACCCGCGGTGCGCGCGATCCGCTCGACAAACGCCTGATGTCCGTCAACGGCTACGCCGAGAACCGGCCGGTGAGCCGCACCCGCAGCCTGAACCGCCGCATCGAGATCCGCATCTACTTTTCGGGCCGGCTCGCGGCGGGAGCGGTGCCGTGA
- the pdxH gene encoding pyridoxamine 5'-phosphate oxidase codes for MSTSAPEVRAAPFAEPFARFGELLARARAETEIREPTAMSVATVGEDGRPSLRMVLLKDFDERGFVFYTNLGSRKGRELKGNPSAALCFHWQPFEVQVRIEGRAEPVSDAEADAYYASRPRGSRVGAWASVQSTPLPSYDILVRRVEELDTRFGPTGDIPRPPFWSGFRVVPSAIEFWQGRPSRLHERDVYTLQPGEPPRWSVGLLFP; via the coding sequence GTGAGCACCAGCGCGCCAGAGGTCCGCGCGGCGCCCTTTGCGGAGCCGTTCGCCCGCTTCGGCGAGCTGCTTGCCCGTGCCCGGGCGGAGACGGAGATCCGCGAGCCCACCGCGATGTCCGTCGCCACCGTCGGCGAGGACGGGCGGCCTTCGCTCCGCATGGTCCTGCTCAAGGACTTCGACGAGCGCGGCTTCGTTTTCTACACGAACCTGGGAAGCCGCAAGGGGCGCGAGCTCAAGGGCAACCCCAGCGCCGCGCTCTGCTTCCACTGGCAGCCCTTCGAGGTCCAGGTACGCATCGAGGGCCGCGCCGAGCCGGTGAGCGACGCCGAAGCAGACGCCTACTACGCCTCGCGCCCGCGCGGGAGCCGGGTGGGCGCGTGGGCCTCCGTCCAGAGCACTCCGCTCCCCTCGTACGACATCCTCGTGCGGCGCGTGGAGGAGCTCGACACCCGCTTCGGCCCCACCGGCGACATCCCGCGCCCCCCCTTCTGGAGCGGCTTCCGCGTGGTCCCCTCCGCCATCGAGTTCTGGCAGGGAAGGCCCAGCCGCCTCCACGAGCGCGACGTATACACCCTGCAGCCCGGCGAACCGCCGCGGTGGAGCGTGGGACTGCTCTTCCCCTGA
- a CDS encoding DUF2911 domain-containing protein: protein MSLHPKQMRTRALAALLALTALTAPAAAQQGGQPLSPRDTARLEIAAGKRVYVDYGRPSMRGRRIVGELVPYGRVWRTGANAATTLVTETDLRIGDALVPRGTYTLYTLPTAQGWTLIINRQTGQWGTQYEASRDLVRIPMRTTRLAQPVEKFTIALERGSARGTGTLAMAWENTRLTVPVRVQAAAAPRRR from the coding sequence ATGTCGTTGCACCCGAAGCAGATGCGCACCCGCGCGCTCGCCGCGCTGCTGGCCCTGACGGCACTCACCGCGCCCGCCGCGGCGCAGCAGGGAGGGCAGCCGCTCTCCCCGCGCGATACGGCGCGGCTGGAGATCGCGGCCGGGAAGCGCGTGTACGTGGACTACGGCCGCCCGTCGATGCGCGGGCGGCGGATCGTGGGCGAGCTGGTGCCGTACGGCCGCGTCTGGCGCACCGGCGCCAACGCCGCCACCACCCTCGTCACCGAGACGGACCTGCGCATCGGCGACGCGCTCGTCCCGCGCGGCACGTACACGCTCTACACCCTACCGACGGCGCAGGGGTGGACCCTGATCATCAACCGCCAGACGGGCCAGTGGGGGACGCAGTACGAAGCCTCCCGCGATCTGGTCCGCATCCCCATGCGGACCACGAGACTGGCCCAGCCGGTGGAGAAGTTCACCATCGCCCTGGAGCGCGGGAGTGCCCGCGGCACGGGCACCCTGGCGATGGCGTGGGAGAACACGCGGCTCACCGTCCCGGTCCGCGTACAGGCGGCGGCCGCACCGCGCCGGCGGTGA
- a CDS encoding threo-3-hydroxy-L-aspartate ammonia-lyase — protein MSTTETLPTDADVRAAAERLRGVVHRTPVHTSRTLDEMTGARVFLKCENFQRGGAFKFRGAYNAVSLLSDEERARGVLTFSSGNHAQAVALTGRLLGVRVVVVMPDNAPAAKIAGTRGYGAEVVLYDPDVRDRQEIAAELQQERGMALIPPYDHADVVAGQGTAALELMEETGPLDALFAPCGGGGLLSGSALAARDFAPGCRVVGVEPELADDATRSFRTGELATIRNPPTIADGLRTPSLGRITFPLVRAHVTEMRTVSEEAIVEAMRFLWTRAKLVVEPSGAVPLAALLATPGELAGQRVGVILSGGNVDLGAACALLGSAEGSALVR, from the coding sequence ATGTCGACGACTGAGACCCTCCCCACCGACGCGGACGTGCGGGCCGCGGCGGAGCGGCTGCGCGGTGTCGTGCACCGCACCCCCGTGCACACGTCGCGCACGCTGGACGAGATGACGGGCGCGCGCGTCTTCCTCAAGTGCGAGAACTTCCAGCGCGGCGGCGCCTTCAAGTTCCGCGGCGCCTACAACGCCGTCTCGCTGTTGTCGGATGAGGAGCGGGCGCGCGGCGTCCTCACCTTCTCCTCCGGCAACCATGCGCAGGCGGTGGCGCTCACGGGGCGCCTCCTTGGGGTGCGCGTCGTGGTGGTGATGCCGGACAACGCCCCCGCCGCCAAGATCGCCGGCACCCGCGGCTACGGCGCCGAGGTGGTCCTCTACGATCCCGACGTGCGCGACCGCCAGGAGATCGCCGCCGAGCTGCAGCAGGAGCGCGGAATGGCGCTGATCCCCCCCTACGACCACGCCGACGTCGTCGCCGGCCAGGGCACGGCCGCGCTGGAGCTGATGGAGGAGACGGGCCCGCTCGACGCCCTCTTCGCCCCCTGCGGCGGCGGCGGGCTGCTGAGCGGCTCGGCCCTGGCGGCGCGCGACTTCGCCCCCGGCTGCCGCGTCGTCGGCGTGGAGCCGGAGCTGGCGGACGACGCCACCCGCTCCTTTCGCACGGGCGAGCTCGCCACCATCCGCAATCCGCCCACCATCGCGGACGGCCTGCGCACCCCCTCGCTGGGCCGCATCACCTTCCCCCTCGTGCGCGCCCACGTCACCGAGATGCGCACCGTGAGCGAGGAAGCGATCGTCGAGGCGATGCGCTTCCTCTGGACCCGCGCGAAGCTGGTGGTGGAGCCCTCCGGCGCCGTCCCCCTCGCCGCGCTCCTCGCCACTCCCGGCGAGCTCGCCGGCCAGCGTGTCGGGGTCATCCTCAGCGGCGGGAACGTGGATCTAGGCGCCGCGTGTGCGCTGTTGGGGAGTGCGGAGGGAAGTGCGTTAGTGCGTTAG
- the moeB gene encoding molybdopterin-synthase adenylyltransferase MoeB: MEQTPPALTADESLRYARHLILPHVGPAGQARLKGARILVVGAGGLGSPVAMYLAAAGVGTLGIVDFDLVDATNLQRQVIHGTRDIGRPKLDSARDRIAEINPHVRVEGFALRLTSADAREIVRGFDVVIDGTDNFPTRYLLNDACVLEGKPNVYGSILRWDGQASVFWAERGPCYRCLFAEPPPPHLVPNCAEGGVMGVLPGIIGSIQATEALKIVLDAGETLVGRLLLFDALRMRFREMRLRRDPACPACGEHPTIHEPIDYERFCGVGTADAQREDGMHDDVPEMTPTELKARLDRGDRVTIVDVREPWEWEIGNLGPQGARLIPLNDLPSRMDELNPEDELVMQCRSGGRSAHAAGFLREQGFGRVHNLAGGILRWSDEVDPSMPKY, encoded by the coding sequence TTGGAGCAGACACCCCCGGCGCTCACCGCCGACGAGTCGCTGCGCTACGCGCGGCACCTGATCCTTCCCCACGTGGGCCCCGCCGGGCAGGCGAGGCTCAAGGGCGCGCGCATCCTGGTGGTGGGCGCCGGCGGGCTGGGCTCGCCAGTGGCGATGTACCTGGCCGCCGCCGGCGTGGGGACGCTGGGCATCGTGGACTTCGACTTGGTGGACGCCACCAACCTGCAGCGCCAGGTCATCCACGGCACGCGCGACATCGGCCGCCCCAAGCTGGACTCCGCGCGCGACCGCATCGCCGAGATCAACCCGCACGTCCGCGTGGAGGGCTTCGCGCTGCGCCTCACCTCGGCCGACGCGCGGGAGATCGTGCGCGGCTTCGACGTGGTGATCGACGGCACCGACAACTTCCCCACGCGCTACCTGCTGAACGACGCCTGCGTGCTGGAGGGGAAGCCCAACGTCTACGGCTCCATCCTGCGCTGGGACGGGCAGGCCTCCGTCTTCTGGGCGGAGCGCGGGCCGTGCTACCGCTGCCTCTTCGCCGAGCCGCCGCCGCCGCACCTGGTGCCCAACTGCGCGGAGGGAGGCGTGATGGGAGTGCTGCCGGGAATCATCGGCTCCATCCAGGCCACCGAGGCGCTCAAGATCGTGCTGGACGCGGGGGAAACGCTGGTGGGGCGGCTCTTGCTTTTCGATGCGCTGCGGATGAGGTTCCGCGAGATGCGCCTCCGCCGGGACCCGGCGTGTCCCGCGTGCGGCGAGCACCCCACGATCCACGAGCCGATCGACTACGAGCGCTTCTGCGGCGTCGGCACCGCCGACGCACAACGGGAGGATGGCATGCACGACGATGTGCCCGAGATGACCCCCACGGAGCTCAAGGCGCGCCTGGACCGCGGCGACCGCGTGACCATCGTGGACGTGCGCGAGCCGTGGGAGTGGGAGATCGGCAACCTGGGCCCGCAGGGCGCGCGCCTCATCCCCCTGAACGATCTCCCCAGCCGGATGGACGAGCTGAACCCGGAGGACGAGCTGGTGATGCAGTGCCGCTCCGGCGGGCGCAGCGCGCACGCCGCCGGGTTCCTGCGCGAGCAGGGCTTCGGGCGCGTGCACAACCTCGCCGGCGGCATCCTGCGCTGGTCCGACGAAGTGGATCCGTCCATGCCCAAGTACTGA
- a CDS encoding DedA family protein yields MSFFAQALDYFRHLDVHLGALITQYGTWAYAILFGIIFCETGLVVTPFLPGDSLLFAAGALAANPQMGLSIFPLFAVLLAAAILGDTVNYWIGQAVGTRVFKDDARILKTAYLVKTQDFFARYGGKTIILARFMPIVRTYAPFVAGASKMDYPKFLLYNVVGGILWVSSMLFAGYFFGAVPFVKNNFETVVIAIILLSILPGVFEYVKHRRARVPAAR; encoded by the coding sequence ATGAGCTTTTTCGCACAGGCGCTCGACTACTTCCGCCACCTCGACGTCCACCTGGGCGCGCTGATCACCCAGTACGGGACGTGGGCGTACGCCATCCTGTTCGGCATCATCTTCTGCGAGACCGGCCTCGTGGTGACGCCGTTCCTGCCGGGCGACTCGCTCCTCTTCGCCGCCGGGGCGCTGGCCGCGAACCCGCAGATGGGGCTCTCCATCTTCCCCCTCTTCGCCGTCCTGCTGGCCGCCGCCATCCTGGGCGACACGGTCAACTACTGGATCGGGCAGGCGGTGGGGACGCGGGTGTTCAAGGACGATGCGCGCATCCTGAAGACGGCGTACCTGGTGAAGACGCAGGATTTCTTTGCCAGGTACGGCGGCAAGACGATCATCCTCGCGCGCTTCATGCCCATCGTGCGCACCTATGCGCCGTTCGTGGCGGGCGCGTCGAAGATGGACTACCCCAAGTTCCTCCTGTACAACGTGGTCGGCGGGATCCTGTGGGTTTCGTCGATGCTCTTTGCCGGGTACTTCTTCGGCGCGGTGCCGTTCGTGAAGAACAACTTCGAGACGGTGGTGATCGCCATCATCCTGCTGTCGATTCTGCCGGGCGTCTTCGAATACGTGAAGCACCGGCGCGCCCGCGTCCCGGCGGCTCGATGA